The nucleotide window GAGAGACATCTAAACAGCAGTAACTCCTGTTTCTTAACAAAAACTTTTAATCCCTGTAAAACATCAAGAACTTAACAGGTTGACACAAGCATGCCAAAGATGAACAATGGGAcagcatgaaaataaaaaaaattgcatgttcttGAACATAGGCAAACAAACCAGACCAGACCAACCAAACCATAAGTTGAAGCTCAGACATTGTTTTTGGGATcaaaacattgaaaagaaaacgaaGAAACACCTGTCATGCCAAAATAGAGCAGATATTTCATTGGAATCAAAAGTAGCGAAATCTCAGTTTTTCTCTGTACACATAGAATGCCTTTctcaaaaatatatcaacaaaaCCCGCTGATGAGGCAGCGATGTTTTTTTCCTAGATTCTTTGACAAAGTTCTACAGTAACAAGTATTCTCCCATACAGCAAAGATGCATGCTCTCTCCAGTCTCCGCCGAAATTAATGGGATTTCAAGTAgagagccggaaaaaaaaaaaaaaaaggaagaagaagaaacacccACCATCAAGCATCAATAGGGGTGGATGATATAGCTATTCATAAAAATAACGGGTAAAATACTCCTGCAAACGCCAAAATGTTTAAAGTGAAATAGGTATAGACCAAAAGATACCCTGGAAGCATGTTCAAAAAATCAGATGACTCCACACGCATGTTCTCAATCATAGGCCTTCTCCCAGTCATCCACCACCTCAGATAAATCTTCTTCACTTGAAACCCCTCCAGGTTGCATTGCAGTTTGCACTGATATATTCGAAGTGCTTACATTTGATTCCAAAACTGAACTGGAAAGAATTTCTGCAACTCGTTTTGCAGGATCCTCGATCCTGACAGAGGCAGCAGATGAACTGTCAGCCTTATCAGAGTCCAGTACACTCCATCGGTTAATTGAAGTGGAGATTGGATGTTCTTTCCCTTTCCATGCAGAAGCCTGAACATCTGCAGAACCACCACCAGACCACTCTTCATCACCCCATGAATCTCCCCTCCAACCAGACTCCTGCACTACAGCTTTCTTCCACGAAGTTCCCTTCAGAGCTGTGATCATCCCTTCCTTTGCAATGCCTGCCGTTCCCCAGGCATTGGTAGCTGGTGATCCCATGGATGCACCGCTATTTTGAGGAACCACCGCAGCTCCATAATATACTGATCCATGATCCAACCTCCTCATAGCGGTTGCTGCTCGAGCAGGATCATTGAATACAGCCAGGGCATTCTTATCATTCAACCAAACTAGTTCGCATTCCCCACCAAACCTAAGGACCAGTGAGCTTATATCCGCCTCCCTCGGCAAATCtagaaaagaaacaacaagCCTGGGATCCATGTCTACGAGAGCATCAAAAACTGGTGGATGGGAGGCACTTAAAGTTGTCGCACCCTTAATGCCAATCACACGAGATGGGGTTTTGGATTTTGGTGTAGCATGGATTACAATAAAACGCTTTGGCTCCCAACCAGCAGAATAAATTGCAACCTTCCACCTCTCAGCAATTAGCCTAACTGCATCTCTTTTATCCTTCAGCATTGGGCAGAAAACATGAATCTTAAGACCACTTGTGGTTCCTCTGCTCTTGCTAAGAACCAAATATTTGCACCTCTCCTCCACAGCAAGCACCCATTTTGGATCGCGCCTGTACAGATCACCAATCAACTCTGTCACGGAAGAATTCTCACCAAAATGAAGAGCTTCCAAATTTGGAGGGTTGATATCAAAAGCATCTGCAAGAACCCTTTTCCGCTCAAACTTGGCACATTCATCATCACACATAAACTTTCTCTGGCCAAGAGGAATCTTCTTTCCAGATGATTCCACTGGTTGAAGAGGCGCTGGCAACTTGTGGAGAATGGATGCTTCTAAAATAGTATCATTATAACCACCAGTGTTCCCTCCAGCATCACAAGGAACAGATGCTGTCATCCTGCCACAAGAGCAAGTAATTGTGACAGGGAACTCACATCTGACATCAGGACAAGGAGCATAAGGATGACAAAGTGCAGTGCAAGTATGCCGGCAATCTCTCCTAGGGGCACCGCATGTCTGCCCACAAGAAGCTCTTGAGCCAGTTTCAGTTCCAGGTGAGGTATCACAAGGCGGTGAATGACAAGTTCTTCCACATGCATGCAAACCACATTGCCTGGTCTTCCCACAGAGTTTGTTGCATCTGATATCCCTTGACCCGCAGGGTATGTTCCCCAGAATCACATGCCCACCAACACACTCTTTAGCTACAGGCACCGAACAAGGTGGGCAGTCTCCGAAGTGGCAGCTATGAGAAGCTGGATGGCCACATGGCTGAGGAACTGAGCATGGGAGCTGACATGAAGGGGGAGGCGTGCCGCACGGCAATGGAGGAGGGATGGAAGTTCTCCCACATGCACATGTCAAATCAGTGAAAATTGTTTCAAGACAAGGAGGACAATGGCCACTGTGACACAGTGATTCACAAGAGTGTTGTCCACACCTTAACTTCTTCCCACAAGCCATTTGACAAAAATGTGGATCCCAATCCCCAGAGAACTGATTGTTCGAGTTGGAAAGAGGGCAGCATCGCTCGCTGCACCTATGCCTTCCACAGTTCTTCTTTCGACCACAAGGCTTGTCACACAGGAATTTTTCATTCTCTGAAGTAGTTTTGTAACACTCCACAGTTCGGGAGGTTGATCCGCAGCGGCATTTTTGGGTGACAGAAACCAAACAAGGAGCACAATCCCCTGAATGGCACACCTCTTTACATGGGTGCATCCCGCAAGGAAGGGATTTGCCACATATTTGTGCACACGTTGGAATTGGATCCAAACAACTATTTCTTTCCTCCTGCAAACTTGTTTTTCCACAATAGCATGACTTGACCCTGCCAGGCATAAACTCACAATCCCCGCAATCACCTGGATGACAAGTTTCACCACAAATATGATTTCCACAACCCAGAACCTTTCCACATGTTGAGTTGCAAGAAAAAACACCATCTTCAGCTTTCACTTCTCCCTTCACTGCCATATCCCCACATAGAATAACCTCCGTGTTCTTCTTGCAGAAACATGAAGCATTAATCAATACCTGACAAGGATTGCAGGGACCAACATGGCAAATCTGCTCACATCGATGACGCCAACATTCCAGAAGCTTATCACATCGTTGCCCACAGGTAAGAACGGACTTCCGATCAGCACATCTTGTTGTGATTCTTTTCTTCCCACAAGGACACAGACTTGGTGGAGCAAAGGCCTTACAAGGAGGACATGGCCCAGGGTGACACTGCAAGACACAATTGTGCGGACAAAGACCCTCCCTACTCCCATCAGCACCAGGAACCTCCTTCTCAAGCTGTTTTCCACACGGTTCCCCACATGAATGCGGAGTCAAATACAAATCCGAAGGCGGATCCGTCCTCTTTCCACAAAAGCAAACATACCGAATATCCTTCAACGACGTAAGCTGCACAGATTGACATCCCGGACACCGCCAATTAAAACCTTGATTCTTCTCCGCAATCAAATCAACAGACGTCGGCGCACGAGCCCATTTCTTGATACAATTCAAGTGAAAAATCGAGAAACAACTCGAACAAGACCAAATAGGCGCAGACCTCCGAACCATATCATAACAAATCATACACTCAACCGTACTCTTCACAAGCTTCTCCTGAATTTCTTGCGCAAGTTGCGGCAAATTCGGGTCCTTCACTTCCCGAGTCTCCACCCCCCTCTCCTTCCCCCGACCCATTTGACCACCTCTAGGTGCATTCACACCACCCT belongs to Populus nigra chromosome 18, ddPopNigr1.1, whole genome shotgun sequence and includes:
- the LOC133677915 gene encoding NF-X1-type zinc finger protein NFXL1-like; translation: MSFQPRNDGGDNNNGSRSRFPTRQTWVPRGSNPSLPLNGDVNPNPNPNPNPNPPSSFSSRNNGNGGHSSHGTGVADYRYKGGVNAPRGGQMGRGKERGVETREVKDPNLPQLAQEIQEKLVKSTVECMICYDMVRRSAPIWSCSSCFSIFHLNCIKKWARAPTSVDLIAEKNQGFNWRCPGCQSVQLTSLKDIRYVCFCGKRTDPPSDLYLTPHSCGEPCGKQLEKEVPGADGSREGLCPHNCVLQCHPGPCPPCKAFAPPSLCPCGKKRITTRCADRKSVLTCGQRCDKLLECWRHRCEQICHVGPCNPCQVLINASCFCKKNTEVILCGDMAVKGEVKAEDGVFSCNSTCGKVLGCGNHICGETCHPGDCGDCEFMPGRVKSCYCGKTSLQEERNSCLDPIPTCAQICGKSLPCGMHPCKEVCHSGDCAPCLVSVTQKCRCGSTSRTVECYKTTSENEKFLCDKPCGRKKNCGRHRCSERCCPLSNSNNQFSGDWDPHFCQMACGKKLRCGQHSCESLCHSGHCPPCLETIFTDLTCACGRTSIPPPLPCGTPPPSCQLPCSVPQPCGHPASHSCHFGDCPPCSVPVAKECVGGHVILGNIPCGSRDIRCNKLCGKTRQCGLHACGRTCHSPPCDTSPGTETGSRASCGQTCGAPRRDCRHTCTALCHPYAPCPDVRCEFPVTITCSCGRMTASVPCDAGGNTGGYNDTILEASILHKLPAPLQPVESSGKKIPLGQRKFMCDDECAKFERKRVLADAFDINPPNLEALHFGENSSVTELIGDLYRRDPKWVLAVEERCKYLVLSKSRGTTSGLKIHVFCPMLKDKRDAVRLIAERWKVAIYSAGWEPKRFIVIHATPKSKTPSRVIGIKGATTLSASHPPVFDALVDMDPRLVVSFLDLPREADISSLVLRFGGECELVWLNDKNALAVFNDPARAATAMRRLDHGSVYYGAAVVPQNSGASMGSPATNAWGTAGIAKEGMITALKGTSWKKAVVQESGWRGDSWGDEEWSGGGSADVQASAWKGKEHPISTSINRWSVLDSDKADSSSAASVRIEDPAKRVAEILSSSVLESNVSTSNISVQTAMQPGGVSSEEDLSEVVDDWEKAYD